The DNA segment TTTTGTCATGACCGTTGGCGAGCAGCTCCCCGCCCTGCCACACCGCCCCGGACAGGCTCATCTTCCCCCACTCCGCGACAAACTCCGGGGGATAGGTCCATCTCCCCGTCTCCTTCCAGTCCGCATCATACCGGACCAGCACGGAGTTCCCGTTGTCCTTCCCGTAATGGGCGAAATGGCACCACCAGCTCCCGTCCTTCCGCAATGCCCACGTCAGACTGCCCGGCGGCTCACTGAATTCGTGGAAGATCTCCAGCTTCATCGTCGCCGGATCCAGCATCAGGATCTTCCCTTTCTCCGGCTTCAGGGGAAAGTTGCTGTGCGCGCAGTAGATCTTCCCGTCCATCACGACCGCGCTGTTGAGATGGGACGCTTCCCCCTCGCTGAGGGCCAGTTCCTTTCCGTCCGCACGGTCGAGCTTCGCGATTTCCTTACTGGCGACCGCGTAGATGAACCGGCCATCCACCGCCGCAGCCTGTGTTGCAAACCGGGAAGGAACCACGCGGGTTTCCACATAGGCGGTCTCCGCTCCCGCCGACATGCATACGGCCCATCCGATGATCAACTGGAGGATTCCACGCATGGGGTCATCTTTGCCAAACGGGTCATTCCGTCAGCCATTTTTTCAGGAAAGCGATCTGCCGCCGTTCGTAGTCCGGCCCCAACGTACGGCCCAGGCCACTATGCCGTCCGTTCTCCACTTGGATCCATTCCTTGGCAGGCGAGGACAAATTCCCATAGATCCGCCGACCGTGGGCGATGGGAAAAACCTCATCCGCCGTCCCGTGGGACAGCATGACCGGTTGGTGGATGGATTTCGCCGCCTCTTCCGGAAGAACATCGAACGGTCTCCAGCTCCCCTGCACCCCTGCCCGGCGGAGGGTGGGATGGACAATGGCATCAATCCGCACGCCGGTGAATGAAGCCGCCCTCAGGCAGGCCGCTTCCGGAAGGGATGCGAATGTGCTCTCGATCACGCCACACTCGATGCGGGGATCTTCCGCCATCGCCTGCAGCGCGATGGCACCACCCATCGAGTTTCCGAAAACCCCGATCCTCGATCCCGGGTCCCCTTTGTGGATTTCATCAATGATCAGGGAGATGTCCTTCTTTTCATACCACCCATACGTGCAGCAACCGCCCCGGCTGCGACCGTGTCCGCGCGAATCGAACGCCACGACCCGGAACCCCTCATCGCACAAATAACGTGCGAAGTTTCCATAGACGTCCTTTGACGAACAGATTCCATGCAGGAGAACCACGGTAGGCCGGGATCCCCCCCCTTTCTCCGGAGCCATGCGGAAGCCCTCCAACGTCACCCCTGCCTCCGGCGTCACCCGCATGGGTTCCAGTGTCACACCGGCAGGCACCGGCTCCGCGAAAACATCAGGTGAGGCCCCACGGGGTGGATGGAGCACGGTGGCAGGCAGCAGGAAATAGACGGCCACCGTCACCACGGCGAACAGCAGCAACGCACTGATCAAGACACGTTTCGCCCTCCTCATGCTTGGAAATTGCCCGGTAACCGAGCGATTTTCAAATGCTTCCCGCTCGAAAAGATCAAGGGCCGCGTCTCATCCATCTGGATCAGTCGCGGCCCTTGTCTGAATGCTTCATTGGACCTCTCCCTCACCCGAGGGTGGTCGGAACGGAACCTTTCACGGGTCATCCCGCCGGGCCATGTCCGTTGCATGACGATAACGTCGCATGGCGGAGGTCCGTCCGTGGGAGATCAGCCCTCTTTCTTCCCGCCTTTTTTCTTGGAGGCCTTGCCCTCCTTGCGGGCGGCCTTCACGACTTTCTTCGCCTTCCGCACATCCCGTTCTGCCAGCTCCAGACGTTCGCGGGCCTGCTTCAGGGCCGCCTTGGCATCCTGGAGTTTGGAAGGAGCGGCTTCTCCTGCGGTCGGAGCTTCGGTGATGGCGTCGGGTGTGGTTTCCATGAGGTTCTCGTGAATGAAACGAAACCGTAACAAACCCACTCCCCGGGCAACAACCGCCGGATTGTTACAATTTCAACCCACGCCACAAAGACCTTTTCTGATGGGATCACCGTGTTTCGGTCCCGTGCCTGATCCTTCCGCAAGCAACCCGATTGACTCATCTGCCCGACTTTCGCAGACTCCCCCCCGGAGCTTGGTGATGGAGACTGAAAACCATCAC comes from the Luteolibacter sp. SL250 genome and includes:
- a CDS encoding alpha/beta fold hydrolase, producing the protein MRRAKRVLISALLLFAVVTVAVYFLLPATVLHPPRGASPDVFAEPVPAGVTLEPMRVTPEAGVTLEGFRMAPEKGGGSRPTVVLLHGICSSKDVYGNFARYLCDEGFRVVAFDSRGHGRSRGGCCTYGWYEKKDISLIIDEIHKGDPGSRIGVFGNSMGGAIALQAMAEDPRIECGVIESTFASLPEAACLRAASFTGVRIDAIVHPTLRRAGVQGSWRPFDVLPEEAAKSIHQPVMLSHGTADEVFPIAHGRRIYGNLSSPAKEWIQVENGRHSGLGRTLGPDYERRQIAFLKKWLTE